One window of the Trifolium pratense cultivar HEN17-A07 linkage group LG2, ARS_RC_1.1, whole genome shotgun sequence genome contains the following:
- the LOC123905799 gene encoding abscisic acid 8'-hydroxylase 3-like, producing MGLIVMLISLIFSLVVLPILLLMYLTRSPKEMDGIPGNLGWPIIGESLKFLSDFSSPSGIFSFMNKRQKRYGKVFKSFVLGRFTVFMTGREASKILLTGKDGIVSLNLFYTGQQVLGPTSLLQQTGEAHKRLRRLIAEPLSLDGLKKYFHFINTQAMVTLDQWDGKKVFVLEEASTFTLKVIGHMIMSLEPTGEDQEKFRSNFKIISSSFASLPFKLPGTAFQRGIKARDRMYEMLDSVISRRRNGQDFQQDFLESLIMKHSRKSDAQEDENKLTDKQLKDNVLTLLVAGHDTTTAALTWLIKFLEENQDVLEKLREEHREIIANRKGGTDLTWSEVNNMPYTAKVISETLRRATILPWFSRKAAQDFEIDGYQIKKGWSVNLDVVSIHHDPKVFPDPHKFDPSRFDEHLRPFSFLGFGSGPRMCPGMNLAKVEICVFIHHLVTRYKWKAIEKDDSVQPTLVRMPKNKFPIIVESL from the exons ATGGGACTAATCGTTATGCTAATTTCTTTGATATTTTCTTTGGTAGTGTTaccaattttgttgttgatgtatCTTACTCGTTCTCCTAAAGAAATGGATGGTATCCCTGGTAATTTAGGTTGGCCTATTATTGGTGAGAGTTTGAAATTTCTCTCTGATTTTTCAAGTCCATCTGGAATCTTTAGCTTCATGAACAAGAGACAAAAGAG ATATGGAAAGGTTTTCAAGAGCTTTGTCTTAGGGAGATTCACAGTCTTCATGACTGGTAGAGAAGCAAGTAAGATACTATTAACAGGCAAAGATGGGATTGTGAGTTTAAACTTATTTTACACTGGTCAACAAGTTCTTGGCCCCACCAGCTTGCTACAACAAACTGGAGAAGCACACAAAAGACTTAGAAGATTAATTGCTGAACCTTTGTCATTAGATggtctaaaaaaatatttccatTTTATTAATACACAAGCAATGGTAACATTAGATCAATGGGATGGAAAGAAAGTTTTTGTTCTTGAAGAAGCTTCTACA TTTACACTTAAAGTGATTGGACACATGATCATGAGCTTAGAGCCAACCGGAGAGGATCAAGAAAAGTTTAGGTCAAATTTCAAGATCATTTCTTCCTCATTTGCTTCATTGCCTTTTAAACTTCCGGGAACGGCTTTTCAGCGCGGTATCAAG GCTCGCGATAGGATGTACGAAATGTTGGATTCTGTAATTTCGAGGAGGAGAAATGGCCAAGATTTCCAACAAGATTTCTTAGAATCCTTAATTATGAAACATAGCAGAAAATCAGATGCacaagaagatgaaaataaaCTTACTGATAAGCAGTTAAAGGACAATGTATTAACTCTGCTTGTTGCAGGACATGATACCACAACTGCTGCTCTTACATGGCTTATCAAATTTCTTGAAGAAAATCAAGATGTTCTTGAAAAATTGAGA gAGGAACATAGAGAAATTATTGCAAACAGAAAAGGTGGAACAGATCTTACATGGTCTGAGGTTAATAACATGCCTTACACAGCCAAA gtGATAAGTGAAACACTCAGAAGAGCCACAATACTACCTTGGTTTTCAAGAAAAGCAGCCCAAGATTTTGAAATTGATG GATACCAAATTAAGAAAGGTTGGTCAGTTAACCTAGATGTTGTTTCAATACACCATGACCCGAAAGTATTCCCAGATCCTCACAAGTTTGATCCATCTAGATTTGAT GAACACTTGAGGCCTTTCAGTTTTCTTGGATTTGGTAGTGGACCACGTATGTGTCCTGGAATGAACCTTGCCAAGGTTGAAATTTGTGTCTTCATTCATCATCTTGTCACAAGATACAA
- the LOC123905800 gene encoding transcription factor VIP1, whose protein sequence is MDPKFIGKPPPVIIDLENMPERGSHHRRSHSDTTFRFAANFDDLLLFDPSDFDISNLPLPSPVSDAVPMTVDSDESNGKSTSAARHLRSLSVDSEFFDGLGFGGGGGEKIEERKVNRHRHSNSMDGSSTTSFDVDENSMVMIDGVKKSMPPEKLAELALIDPKRAKRILANRQSAARSKERKTRYTSELERKVQTLQTEATNLSAQLTILQRDTNDLTSQNKELKMKLEAFEQQAQLREDLNEALKKELQRLRAQKNHLTAIAGNPSFNGMFSQFATQLTMQQMGNPQPQQTQPSMPPSRSDHPFNGRGRPNFMDFNHQK, encoded by the exons ATGGACCCAAAGTTCATCGGAAAACCACCGCCGGTAATAATCGACTTAGAAAACATGCCGGAGCGTGGTTCCCACCACCGTAGATCACACTCCGACACTACTTTCCGTTTCGCCGCCAACTTCGATGACCTTCTCCTCTTCGACCCGTCCGACTTCGATATTTCCAATCTCCCACTTCCATCTCCCGTCTCCGACGCCGTTCCGATGACCGTCGATTCGGATGAGTCGAACGGGAAGTCTACTTCGGCGGCGCGTCATTTACGGAGTTTGTCTGTTGATTCTGAGTTTTTTGATGGATTAGggtttggtggtggtggtggggaGAAAATTGAAGAGAGGAAGGTGAATAGGCATAGGCATAGTAATTCGATGGATGGTTCTTCAACGACGTCGTTTGATGTTGATGAGAATTCTATGGTGATGATTGATGGTGTGAAGAAATCTATGCCTCCTGAGAAACTTGCTGAACTTGCTCTTATTGATCCTAAAAGAGCTAAAAG GATTCTTGCGAATAGGCAGTCTGCTGCTCGATCGAAGGAGAGGAAAACTCGATATACAAGTGAGCTGGAGAGGAAGGTGCAGACGCTTCAAACTGAAGCAACTAACCTTTCTGCACAACTTACCATTCTTCAG AGAGACACCAATGATTTGACTTCTCAGAATAAGGAGCTCAAGATGAAGTTAGAGGCTTTCGAGCAACAAGCACAGCTTAGAGAAG ATCTCAATGAAGCATTGAAGAAAGAACTGCAACGCCTTAGGGCGCAAAAGAATCATTTGACTGCCATTGCCGGTAATCCTTCTTTCAATGGAATGTTCTCGCAATTTGCTACACAATTAACCATGCAACAGATGGGTAATCCTCAACCCCAGCAGACACAACCCAGCATGCCGCCTTCTCGTTCTGATCATCCTTTCAATGGTCGTGGCCGCCCTAACTTCATGGACTTCAATCACCAGAAGTAG